From a single Hominilimicola fabiformis genomic region:
- the trkA gene encoding Trk system potassium transporter TrkA: MNVIVVGGGKVGRKLVEDFNYEGDDVVLIDIKSEICDRIQDDYDVRCVCGSGTDLETLREAEANKADIFIAVTENDEFNALCTVMAKKLGADRCVARVRNREYFKQLDFMRNALGINLIVNPEYATACEISRILRFPAAIKTETFAKGRIELIEFNISSDNALCGKAIFEIYKKFKIKLLICAVQRGNEVYIPNGDFVIESGDKLHITASHRDVAKFMHEIGVINTKVKTAIIIGGGRISFYLAKQLLESGIRVKIIEHNMNRCKELTEHLPKADIVCADGTDKHVLAQEGIDRVDSLVALTGIDEENMIISMYSQSRFVDKIVTKVNRLSFAELMENTGVYSIVTPKNITANIIIGYARAMKSAKDTEMRTLYRIVNNKAEAMEFRVTRESELTSKSLSQIKMKRNALIAAILRNNKIMLPDGESKLEVGDTVVIVTTHHITTLGDILA; this comes from the coding sequence ATGAATGTAATCGTAGTAGGCGGCGGTAAGGTCGGAAGAAAGCTTGTAGAGGATTTTAATTATGAGGGCGATGACGTAGTTCTTATTGATATTAAAAGTGAAATCTGCGACCGAATTCAAGATGATTATGATGTAAGGTGCGTATGCGGGAGCGGTACTGACCTTGAAACTTTGCGCGAGGCGGAGGCTAACAAGGCAGACATATTTATTGCCGTTACGGAAAATGACGAATTTAACGCACTTTGCACCGTTATGGCTAAAAAACTCGGTGCGGACAGATGTGTTGCAAGAGTGAGAAACAGAGAATATTTTAAACAGCTTGATTTTATGCGTAACGCTCTCGGAATAAATCTTATAGTAAATCCCGAATACGCAACTGCTTGCGAAATATCGAGAATACTTCGTTTTCCTGCAGCAATCAAAACAGAAACTTTCGCAAAAGGCAGAATTGAACTTATTGAATTTAACATCAGTTCGGATAACGCACTTTGCGGAAAAGCTATTTTTGAGATATACAAAAAGTTTAAGATAAAACTTCTTATATGTGCGGTGCAACGCGGTAATGAGGTGTATATTCCGAACGGTGATTTTGTTATCGAAAGCGGAGATAAACTTCACATAACCGCATCTCACAGAGATGTTGCGAAATTTATGCATGAGATAGGTGTTATAAACACAAAGGTTAAAACCGCAATTATAATCGGCGGCGGAAGAATATCGTTTTATCTTGCGAAACAGCTTCTTGAAAGCGGCATAAGGGTTAAAATTATAGAACACAATATGAACAGATGCAAGGAATTGACCGAGCATTTGCCGAAAGCGGATATTGTGTGTGCCGACGGAACAGATAAGCACGTTCTTGCACAAGAGGGCATTGACAGAGTTGATTCGCTTGTTGCACTGACGGGTATTGACGAAGAAAATATGATTATATCAATGTATTCGCAGTCAAGATTTGTCGATAAGATTGTAACAAAGGTAAACCGTCTTTCATTTGCGGAGCTTATGGAAAACACAGGCGTGTACAGTATCGTTACGCCTAAAAATATAACCGCGAATATTATAATCGGTTATGCAAGAGCTATGAAATCGGCAAAGGATACGGAAATGAGAACTCTTTACCGAATAGTAAACAATAAAGCTGAAGCTATGGAATTCAGAGTTACAAGAGAATCCGAGCTTACTTCAAAGTCACTTTCACAGATTAAGATGAAACGTAATGCTTTGATTGCAGCAATTCTCAGAAATAACAAGATTATGCTGCCGGACGGTGAAAGTAAACTTGAAGTCGGTGATACTGTTGTGATTGTGACAACACATCATATTACCACACTCGGCGATATACTTGCATAG
- the plsY gene encoding glycerol-3-phosphate 1-O-acyltransferase PlsY, whose translation MTYLIIALTAIISYLIGSVNFSILLSKMLSGKDIRESGSGNAGATNMLRTYGKKMGVITLLLDVLKGIVVILLSRLVKNIAGTDEIYPVISYVAGVCVILGHNFPLYFGFKGGKGVATSLGVVLMLDWKVGLIVAVVAIAVMAVTRYVSLGSILGGAMYIVIEIVKMIVTKNVDVIQLVCVVIIGGLLIARHHANIKRLLSGTENKLGAKKGEVK comes from the coding sequence ATGACATATTTAATAATTGCCTTGACGGCAATAATATCATATTTAATCGGTTCGGTTAATTTTTCTATACTGCTTTCAAAAATGCTGAGCGGTAAGGACATCCGTGAAAGTGGTTCGGGAAATGCGGGTGCAACGAATATGTTAAGAACATACGGCAAGAAAATGGGTGTTATAACACTGTTGCTTGACGTGTTAAAAGGCATAGTCGTGATACTTTTATCAAGACTTGTAAAAAATATTGCGGGTACAGATGAAATATATCCTGTTATAAGCTATGTCGCAGGTGTATGCGTAATTCTCGGTCATAATTTTCCGCTTTACTTCGGATTTAAAGGCGGCAAAGGCGTTGCGACTTCGCTGGGCGTTGTGTTAATGCTTGACTGGAAAGTCGGACTTATTGTGGCTGTTGTTGCAATAGCGGTTATGGCAGTAACAAGGTATGTATCGCTCGGTTCAATCTTGGGCGGTGCAATGTACATAGTTATAGAAATCGTTAAAATGATTGTTACAAAGAACGTTGATGTAATTCAGCTTGTGTGCGTTGTTATTATCGGCGGACTTTTAATAGCAAGACATCATGCAAATATAAAGAGATTACTTAGCGGTACGGAAAACAAACTTGGAGCAAAAAAAGGAGAAGTAAAATGA
- a CDS encoding potassium channel family protein → MKTFTVIGLGRFGTSVATQLFNMGYEVLAIDKNMDKINAIANLVTRAACTDAKDESLLKQLGVKNSDCAIVCIGGDDITDSVLTTLALKDMGVKQVVCKAKDNMHKTVLKKVGADNVIIPEQEAGVKAAIELVSDRLFDIIELSDEYSIVDAVVPNTWIGKSIMELSVRKKYNVNIVAIKSNNGGKVNISPEPEYKFKDTDIVVLVGDTESINRLESI, encoded by the coding sequence ATGAAAACTTTTACAGTAATAGGATTGGGCAGATTCGGAACATCTGTTGCAACTCAACTTTTTAATATGGGTTATGAAGTGCTTGCGATAGACAAAAATATGGATAAAATAAACGCTATTGCAAATTTGGTAACAAGAGCGGCTTGTACCGATGCAAAAGACGAAAGCTTGTTAAAACAACTTGGAGTGAAAAACTCGGATTGTGCAATCGTGTGTATCGGCGGTGACGATATAACGGACAGCGTACTTACAACTCTTGCACTAAAAGATATGGGAGTTAAGCAGGTTGTCTGTAAAGCAAAGGATAATATGCACAAAACCGTACTGAAAAAAGTCGGTGCGGATAATGTTATAATTCCCGAACAGGAGGCAGGCGTTAAAGCCGCAATAGAACTTGTTTCGGACAGATTGTTTGATATAATCGAATTGTCGGACGAATACAGTATTGTGGACGCTGTTGTACCGAACACATGGATAGGCAAGAGCATTATGGAATTGTCTGTTCGTAAAAAATATAACGTAAATATTGTTGCGATAAAGAGTAATAACGGCGGTAAGGTGAATATTTCACCTGAACCCGAATACAAATTTAAAGATACCGATATTGTTGTGCTTGTAGGAGATACCGAGTCGATAAACAGATTGGAAAGTATATAA
- a CDS encoding DUF512 domain-containing protein — protein sequence MRKVNTTIKYIEPYSIAEDAGIEVGDKLISINGHDFHDILEYRYLTAEYEVTLEILKKDGTTEVITVENDYDDIGIEFEEGLIDEAQSCRNKCIFCFIDQLPKGMRETVYFKDDDTRLSFLQGNYVTLTNMSDEEIDRLIKMRVSPINVSVQATNPELRCKMLNNRFAGKCYDIMKKFAANNIYMNCQIVLCPEINDGKELDRSISELAALFPNVNSVSIVPVGLTRYRDGLYPLKPFTKETSAQTIKQVETWQKKLYDKLGTRLIYLSDEFYLNAELPIPDVEVYEGFPQLENGVGLIASMAEEFDSAIKLVKNKKYDRNVTLVTGEAAASFITGLSERLMEKTDVKITVYAIKNNFFGGGVNVSGLVTGGDIIDQLKDKPIGDIMLIPHSMLRDEDGIFLDDLTVSDVEKALNVKIEPVINDGYEFIEKILGEELEF from the coding sequence ATGAGAAAAGTTAATACCACAATTAAATATATAGAACCGTATTCAATCGCGGAAGATGCCGGAATTGAAGTCGGGGATAAGCTGATAAGCATTAACGGACACGATTTTCACGATATACTGGAATATCGCTATCTTACAGCCGAATATGAAGTTACTCTTGAAATACTGAAAAAGGACGGTACTACCGAAGTTATAACGGTTGAAAATGATTACGACGACATAGGTATTGAATTTGAAGAGGGACTTATTGACGAGGCACAAAGTTGTCGAAATAAGTGTATATTCTGTTTTATAGATCAGTTGCCTAAGGGTATGCGTGAAACGGTTTATTTTAAAGATGATGATACGAGATTATCGTTTTTGCAGGGAAACTATGTAACGCTTACGAATATGTCAGACGAAGAAATAGACAGACTTATAAAAATGCGTGTTTCGCCGATTAACGTATCGGTTCAGGCAACCAATCCCGAACTTAGATGTAAAATGCTGAATAATCGTTTTGCGGGTAAGTGCTATGACATAATGAAAAAGTTTGCGGCTAATAATATTTATATGAACTGTCAGATAGTGCTTTGTCCCGAAATTAATGACGGCAAGGAACTTGACAGGTCAATATCCGAACTGGCGGCACTGTTCCCAAATGTAAACAGTGTATCAATCGTTCCTGTCGGTCTTACACGCTATCGTGACGGACTTTATCCGCTGAAACCGTTTACAAAGGAAACTTCCGCACAAACAATAAAACAAGTTGAGACTTGGCAGAAAAAACTGTATGATAAACTTGGAACAAGGCTAATTTATCTTTCTGACGAATTTTATTTGAATGCGGAATTGCCTATACCTGACGTAGAAGTGTATGAGGGTTTTCCGCAGCTTGAAAACGGTGTAGGATTGATTGCCAGTATGGCAGAAGAATTTGATTCGGCAATTAAACTTGTGAAAAACAAAAAGTATGACAGAAATGTAACTCTTGTAACAGGTGAGGCGGCGGCATCTTTTATAACGGGTTTGTCGGAACGTCTTATGGAAAAGACAGACGTAAAGATAACTGTTTATGCGATAAAAAATAACTTTTTCGGCGGAGGCGTAAACGTTTCGGGACTTGTCACGGGCGGAGATATAATCGACCAGCTTAAAGACAAGCCTATAGGGGATATAATGCTTATTCCGCACAGTATGCTGAGAGATGAAGACGGGATTTTCCTTGATGATTTGACTGTATCAGACGTTGAAAAAGCGTTGAATGTGAAGATAGAGCCTGTCATAAATGACGGATATGAATTTATTGAGAAAATCTTGGGAGAAGAACTTGAATTTTAA
- a CDS encoding TrkH family potassium uptake protein, translating into MNYRMIAYSVGRILVAVAATMLAPLGLSLLYGESIALAYVIPIVISVLIGLCVSAKAPKNKSLYGRDGMFIVAIGWIVISIIGCLPFYISGQIPSFVDSFFETVSGFTTTGSSILTNVEALDKSLLFWRSFTHWLGGMGVLAFAMAIFSSKDTRTTHMMRAEMPGPVVGKLASRWQFSLRILYGIYIALTVIEFVLLLFGGMPVFDSLLHTFGTAGTGGFGIKNSSVAYYNSAYIDYVIGIFMMLFGLNFNVYFLIIARKFSQIKSNDEVKWYIGMMIGAAVIIALNIMPMYHGFGRAFRYSFFQVSSIMTTTGYSTADFVRWPMLSQIILVLLMVVGACAGSTSGGMKVTRFIILMKTATHSIKKAVSPRSVFSVKVDGKTVEKNIVNGVLGYFVVYMLFAAVSILLISFDNKDFTTTVTAVIATMNNIGPGLGLVGPTGSFADFSALSKIVMSIGMLVGRLEFYPILILFSPYAWKRT; encoded by the coding sequence ATGAATTATAGGATGATAGCATATTCCGTAGGACGAATACTTGTAGCTGTTGCGGCAACAATGCTTGCACCTTTGGGATTGTCTTTGCTTTACGGTGAGTCAATAGCTTTGGCGTATGTAATACCGATAGTAATATCCGTATTAATCGGACTTTGTGTATCTGCAAAAGCGCCGAAAAATAAAAGCCTTTACGGACGTGACGGAATGTTTATCGTTGCGATAGGATGGATTGTAATATCAATAATCGGTTGTCTGCCGTTTTATATCAGCGGTCAGATACCGAGTTTTGTGGACAGTTTTTTTGAAACGGTGTCAGGTTTTACAACAACCGGTTCATCTATACTTACAAATGTCGAGGCACTTGACAAGAGCTTGCTTTTTTGGCGAAGTTTTACTCATTGGCTCGGCGGTATGGGTGTACTTGCGTTTGCAATGGCGATTTTTTCGTCAAAGGATACAAGAACAACTCATATGATGAGAGCGGAAATGCCGGGACCTGTTGTAGGCAAACTTGCAAGCAGATGGCAGTTTTCGCTTAGAATACTTTACGGAATATATATAGCGCTTACGGTCATTGAATTTGTGCTTTTGCTGTTCGGCGGTATGCCTGTATTTGACAGCTTGCTCCATACGTTCGGCACAGCCGGTACAGGAGGCTTCGGAATAAAGAATAGTTCCGTTGCGTATTATAACAGTGCATATATCGATTATGTTATCGGTATATTTATGATGTTGTTCGGATTGAATTTTAACGTGTATTTCTTGATAATTGCAAGAAAATTCTCACAGATAAAGAGTAATGATGAAGTTAAGTGGTATATAGGAATGATGATAGGTGCAGCGGTAATTATTGCGCTTAATATTATGCCTATGTATCACGGATTTGGCAGAGCGTTCAGATATTCATTCTTCCAAGTGTCGTCAATTATGACAACGACGGGATATTCAACTGCCGACTTTGTGCGTTGGCCTATGCTTTCGCAGATTATACTTGTATTATTGATGGTAGTCGGCGCGTGTGCAGGCTCAACAAGCGGCGGTATGAAAGTTACAAGATTTATTATACTTATGAAAACAGCCACTCACTCAATAAAAAAAGCGGTAAGTCCGCGAAGTGTATTTTCGGTTAAGGTTGACGGCAAAACGGTTGAAAAGAATATCGTAAACGGTGTGTTGGGATATTTCGTTGTATATATGTTGTTTGCGGCTGTGTCAATTCTTCTTATCAGCTTTGATAATAAGGACTTTACAACAACGGTTACTGCCGTAATTGCGACAATGAACAACATTGGTCCGGGATTGGGATTGGTAGGCCCGACAGGAAGTTTTGCCGATTTCTCGGCATTGTCAAAAATAGTGATGTCAATAGGTATGCTTGTAGGCAGACTTGAATTTTATCCGATACTTATATTGTTTTCGCCGTATGCGTGGAAACGAACTTAA
- a CDS encoding NAD(P)H-dependent glycerol-3-phosphate dehydrogenase, whose product MKIAVIGSGGWGTAIAILLSSRGHNVYLWSWIQEETDRLKKDRENKEFLPGVKFPDTIYCSHDMAECTDGAELIITAAPSPATRTTAKQLSPHVKEGQKIVNISKGLEEGTLLRLSQVYKEEIPQADISVMSGPSHAEEVSRGLPTTNVVASEHIDTAKFIQDVFMGDMFRVYTSTDIIGVELGGALKNVIALCAGISDGLGYGDNTKAALMTRGLAEIARLGKAMGANEKTFMGLSGVGDLIVTCTSMHSRNRRAGILLGQGKSLKETLESVHMVVEGVNTATAAYEMAHKYNVEMPIVEEAYNILYNGRNAREAVLLLMTREKREEK is encoded by the coding sequence ATGAAAATTGCAGTAATTGGCTCAGGCGGTTGGGGAACTGCCATAGCGATACTTTTATCTTCAAGAGGACATAATGTATATTTATGGTCGTGGATACAGGAAGAAACGGACAGACTGAAAAAAGACAGAGAAAACAAAGAATTTTTGCCGGGAGTGAAATTTCCGGATACAATTTATTGCAGTCACGATATGGCTGAATGTACAGACGGAGCGGAGCTTATTATAACAGCCGCACCGTCACCGGCAACGAGAACAACGGCGAAACAGCTTTCACCGCACGTTAAAGAGGGACAGAAAATAGTAAATATATCAAAGGGACTTGAAGAAGGTACACTTTTACGTCTTTCACAGGTGTATAAAGAAGAAATTCCGCAGGCGGATATATCTGTTATGAGCGGTCCGTCACACGCAGAGGAGGTTTCAAGAGGACTTCCTACAACGAATGTTGTTGCGTCGGAGCATATTGATACGGCTAAATTTATTCAAGACGTGTTTATGGGAGATATGTTCAGAGTGTACACTTCAACCGATATAATAGGTGTTGAACTTGGCGGAGCACTTAAAAACGTTATCGCACTTTGTGCGGGAATAAGTGACGGACTTGGTTACGGCGACAATACAAAAGCGGCGCTTATGACAAGAGGTCTTGCTGAAATTGCAAGACTCGGCAAGGCTATGGGTGCAAATGAAAAGACATTTATGGGACTTAGCGGTGTAGGTGATTTGATTGTAACTTGCACAAGTATGCATTCGAGAAACAGACGTGCCGGAATACTTTTGGGTCAAGGCAAGAGTTTAAAGGAAACTTTGGAAAGCGTTCATATGGTTGTTGAGGGTGTAAACACCGCAACGGCGGCATATGAAATGGCACACAAATATAATGTTGAAATGCCTATTGTTGAAGAAGCTTATAATATTTTGTACAATGGCAGAAATGCAAGAGAAGCGGTATTATTGCTTATGACGCGGGAGAAAAGAGAAGAAAAATGA
- the der gene encoding ribosome biogenesis GTPase Der: MKPLVAIVGRPNVGKSTLFNKITGKRISIVEDTPGVTRDRIYSDAVWLDKHFTLIDTGGIEPASKDEILVQMRRQAQLAIEMADVVVLMTNVKDGVTANDQDVAQMLLKAKKKIVLAVNKVDNTGDPPFEFYEFYNLGLGDPIAISSTHGLGVGDLLDEVTHLFPEDADTSDDEDEIKVAVIGKPNAGKSSLINKILGEDRVIVSNIAGTTRDAIDSHYEKNGDKYLFIDTAGMRKRGKIDENVERYSVVRSLAAVDRSDVCVIMIDANEGITEQDTKVAGYAHEQGKACIFAVNKWDIVSKDTKTMKNFTMRVREEFAFMSYAEIIFISAKTGQRVDKLLELIKKVNEQHKRRITTGMLNDVLNEAMAKQQPPSDKGRRLKVYYGTQAATAPPTFILFANSKDLFHYSYLRFIENQVREAFGFEGTPIKFIVREKNEKKM, encoded by the coding sequence ATGAAACCATTGGTAGCGATAGTCGGCAGACCGAACGTCGGAAAATCGACTTTGTTTAATAAGATAACAGGAAAGAGAATAAGTATAGTAGAGGACACACCGGGTGTAACGCGTGACAGAATTTATTCTGACGCAGTGTGGCTTGACAAGCACTTTACGCTTATCGATACAGGCGGTATCGAGCCTGCGTCAAAGGACGAAATCCTTGTACAAATGCGCCGTCAGGCACAGCTTGCCATTGAAATGGCAGACGTTGTTGTGCTTATGACAAACGTAAAAGACGGTGTTACGGCAAATGACCAGGACGTTGCACAAATGCTTTTAAAGGCGAAGAAAAAGATTGTGCTTGCCGTAAACAAGGTTGACAATACAGGCGATCCGCCGTTTGAATTTTATGAATTTTATAATTTGGGACTTGGCGATCCGATTGCTATTTCATCAACTCACGGTTTGGGTGTAGGTGATTTGCTTGACGAAGTTACTCACTTGTTCCCTGAGGACGCAGATACGTCAGATGACGAGGATGAAATTAAAGTTGCGGTAATCGGTAAACCGAATGCAGGTAAATCGTCGCTTATAAATAAAATTTTAGGTGAGGACAGAGTTATTGTAAGTAACATCGCAGGAACAACGCGTGACGCAATCGACTCACATTACGAAAAGAACGGCGACAAGTATCTGTTTATCGATACCGCCGGTATGAGAAAACGCGGTAAGATTGACGAAAACGTAGAGCGTTACAGTGTTGTACGTTCGCTTGCGGCGGTTGACAGAAGTGACGTGTGCGTTATTATGATTGACGCAAACGAGGGTATTACAGAACAGGACACAAAGGTTGCCGGCTATGCTCACGAGCAGGGTAAGGCTTGTATTTTTGCGGTTAATAAGTGGGATATTGTTTCTAAAGACACAAAGACTATGAAAAACTTTACAATGCGTGTGCGTGAAGAATTTGCGTTTATGTCTTATGCGGAAATTATATTCATCAGTGCAAAGACAGGTCAGAGAGTTGACAAGCTTTTGGAACTTATCAAGAAAGTAAATGAGCAGCACAAGAGAAGAATTACAACCGGTATGCTTAACGACGTCTTAAACGAAGCAATGGCAAAGCAACAGCCGCCGTCAGACAAGGGCAGACGTTTAAAGGTTTACTACGGTACACAGGCTGCAACAGCACCGCCGACATTTATTTTATTCGCAAATTCAAAGGATTTGTTCCACTATTCGTATTTGAGATTTATCGAAAATCAAGTGCGAGAGGCATTTGGTTTTGAGGGAACACCTATAAAGTTTATCGTAAGAGAGAAAAATGAAAAGAAAATGTAA
- a CDS encoding TrkH family potassium uptake protein → MNIIRKILFHKRINTARRISFGFALIILVGALLLMLPISSKERVVTPFLSALFTTTSATCVTGLTLINVGAYFSLFGQAVILFLIQLGGLGFMTILCIVFIVSNRQIGLRNRMLIAQTMGTESLEGIVKLAKHVLHITGIIELLGAIVLSIRFVPKYGFFKGMWFSIFHSVSAFCNAGFDIIGDGKSMLSYRHDPLVLCTLAILVAIGGLGFIVWEDIIAKKSWKKLNVYSKVIILAQIFFIVVGTFVYFILEYGNINTIGAESVGQKILASFFQSVTTRTAGFDALIQNNLTDLSKAWGTVLMMIGGASGSTAGGVKLGTAVLVIMTLISVLRGKSDVVIHGRRVAHTTILQAMALLVLWLVLVVGGSVLISYIDNQDLINSIYEVASAYSTVGLSVGVSGSASTFTKILLIVYMFFGRVGIMTISVVFMTRIRKTNDIRYPECNFIVG, encoded by the coding sequence ATGAATATTATCAGAAAAATTTTATTTCACAAAAGAATAAATACGGCAAGGCGTATTTCGTTTGGATTTGCGTTGATTATCCTTGTAGGAGCATTGCTTTTAATGTTGCCGATTTCATCTAAAGAAAGAGTTGTGACGCCGTTTTTGTCGGCATTGTTTACAACAACGTCCGCAACTTGCGTAACAGGGCTTACGCTTATAAATGTCGGTGCATATTTCAGCTTGTTCGGACAAGCTGTGATACTATTTTTAATTCAGCTCGGCGGTTTGGGATTTATGACGATACTTTGTATTGTGTTTATAGTTTCAAACCGACAAATCGGACTTAGAAACAGAATGCTTATAGCACAGACAATGGGTACGGAAAGCCTTGAGGGAATAGTCAAACTTGCAAAGCACGTTTTGCATATAACGGGAATTATAGAATTGTTGGGCGCGATAGTGCTTTCAATACGTTTTGTACCGAAATACGGATTTTTTAAAGGAATGTGGTTTAGTATATTTCATTCCGTATCGGCATTTTGCAATGCGGGATTTGATATAATCGGTGACGGAAAAAGTATGCTTTCATACAGACACGATCCGCTTGTACTTTGTACGCTTGCGATACTTGTTGCCATAGGCGGATTGGGTTTTATTGTGTGGGAGGATATTATCGCAAAAAAATCGTGGAAAAAACTTAACGTGTATTCAAAAGTAATAATTTTGGCACAGATATTTTTTATTGTCGTGGGTACATTTGTGTATTTCATTCTTGAATACGGCAACATAAATACAATCGGTGCTGAAAGTGTCGGTCAGAAAATATTGGCGTCATTCTTTCAGTCGGTCACAACAAGAACGGCCGGATTTGACGCACTTATACAGAATAATTTAACCGACTTGTCAAAGGCTTGGGGAACGGTGCTTATGATGATAGGCGGCGCTTCAGGCTCGACTGCGGGCGGCGTAAAGCTCGGAACGGCTGTACTTGTAATAATGACTTTGATTTCCGTATTGCGTGGCAAATCTGATGTTGTTATTCACGGCAGAAGAGTTGCTCACACGACTATTCTTCAAGCAATGGCATTGCTTGTATTGTGGCTTGTGCTTGTTGTGGGCGGTTCGGTGCTTATAAGTTATATTGATAATCAAGATTTGATAAATTCGATATACGAAGTGGCGTCGGCATACAGTACGGTCGGTCTTTCGGTCGGTGTATCGGGGAGCGCGTCCACATTTACAAAGATTTTGCTTATTGTATATATGTTCTTCGGCAGAGTGGGCATTATGACGATAAGCGTTGTGTTTATGACTCGCATCAGAAAAACTAATGATATAAGGTATCCGGAATGTAATTTCATTGTCGGATAG